A DNA window from Malus domestica chromosome 12, GDT2T_hap1 contains the following coding sequences:
- the LOC103451050 gene encoding uncharacterized protein, with the protein MFHYKEEKEAKKEAFRKYLESSGVLDALTKVLVALYEQNEKPSSALEFVQQKLGGPSVSDYEKLQAELSELQKKYSTLSAAYQETCTELEGLKSSQLLNVASLSIKDKETAGEEALKEKI; encoded by the exons ATGTTTCACTACAAAGAG GAAAAAGAAGCAAAGAAGGAAGCATTCAGGAAGTACTTAGAATCCAGTGGAGTTCTTGATGCCCTCACCAAAG TTCTGGTTGCTTTGTATGAGCAGAATGAGAAGCCTTCCTCTGCACTTGA gtttgttcaacaaaagtTAGGGGGTCCATCTGTGTCTGATTACGAAAAGCTACAGGCTGAATTGTCCGAGTTGCAGAAAAAGTATAGCACACTTTCAGCAGCATACCAAGAAACATGCACTGAG CTAGAGGGACTTAAGAGCTCACAATTACTTAACGTGGCCTCGCTTTCTATCAAAGACAAAGAGACCGCAGGCGAGGAGGCCCTAAAGGAGAAAATCTAG
- the LOC103451051 gene encoding large ribosomal subunit protein eL20z-like, which produces MHESSTDLVEGASMKNNTGITSLKQQYGGDHGSKGMVQLEVDGGELDLLDGMYDKPLSCFGCGIGWFSFLLGFAFPPLWYYATVLYFGNHLKDPRERPGLAASAIAALICSVIVAVALLVVFCLQ; this is translated from the exons ATGCATGAGAGCAGCACGGATTTGGTAGAAGGAGCAAGCATGAAGAACAACACTGGGATCACATCGTTGAAGCAGCAATACG GTGGAGATCATGGAAGTAAAGGAATGGTGCAACTTGAAGTTGATGGAGGAGAATTAGATTTGCTTGATGGGATGTATGATAAGCCACTTTCATGCTTCGGTTGTGGCATTGGATGGTTCTC GTTTCTCTTGGGATTTGCCTTTCCACCACTATGGTATTATGCTACAGTCCTTTACTTTGGGAACCACCTTAAAGACCCCAGGGAACGACCTGGCCTTGCAGCATCTGCCATTGCA GCTTTAATTTGCTCGGTCATCGTCGCGGTTGCTCTACTCGTTGTTTTCTGCTTGCAGTAG
- the LOC103451052 gene encoding AT-hook motif nuclear-localized protein 14, giving the protein MEPNENQLSSYFQHPTTTTAPAATSTAATTPSPTNGLLPNTHSTYGSHMLYSHSVPSSAVTSPLEPAKRKRGRPRKYGTPEQALAAKKAATTSSHSSSSKEKKDQHGAVSPSFSGSTKKSQQFSLGNAGQGFTPHVLTVAAGEDVGQKIMFFMQQSKREICILSASGTISNASLRQPATSGGNITYEGRFEIISLSGSYVRTDLGGRAGGLSVCLSNTDGQIIGGGVGGPLKAAGPVQVIVGTFQIDAKKDATAGVKGDASAAKLPSPGEMMSGGFHPTLDPSGRPLVRGNEDQQPMGGSHFMLQGMHVAPSRPTDWRGGPDARGTGAYELTGRGVRAPHQSPENGDYDQIQD; this is encoded by the exons ATGGAACCGAATGAAAACCAACTGAGCTCCTACTTCCAACACCCCACCACGACGACGGCCCCCGCCGCCACTTCCACAGCCGCAACCACTCCCTCTCCAACCAATGGGCTCTTGCCCAACACCCACTCAACTTATGGGTCCCACATGTTGTACTCTCACTCGGTGCCCTCCTCGGCGGTGACCTCGCCACTTGAGCCCGCGAAAAGGAAGCGGGGGCGGCCCAGAAAGTATGGCACGCCGGAGCAGGCTCTGGCGGCCAAGAAGGCAGCGACGACGTCGTCTCACTCCTCGTCCTCCAAGGAGAAGAAGGACCAACACGGCGCCGTCTCGCCTTCGTTTTCTGGGTCGACCAAAAAATCTCAGCAGTTTTCTCTCG GCAATGCAGGGCAAGGTTTTACACCACATGTTTTAACTGTTGCTGCTGGGGAG GATGTGGGCCagaaaatcatgtttttcatgcaACAGAGCAAGCGTGAAATATGCATTCTATCTGCTTCTGGTACCATCTCAAATGCATCTCTCCGCCAGCCAGCTACTTCGGGAGGCAACATTACATATGAG GGTCGCTTTGAGATTATTTCGTTGTCTGGATCTTATGTACGTACTGACCTTGGAGGGAGGGCTGGTGGGCTCAGTGTATGCCTATCTAATACAGATGGGCAAATCATCGGCGGTGGAGTTGGTGGGCCCCTGAAGGCTGCAGGCCCTGTGCAG GTTATTGTCGGAACATTTCAGATTGATGCCAAGAAGGATGCGACTGCTGGTGTAAAAGGTGATGCTTCTGCTGCCAAGTTACCATCGCCAGGGGAAATGATGAGCGGAGGCTTCCACCCAACACTCGACCCTTCTGGAAGACCTCTCGTCAGGGGGAATGAAGATCAGCAACCTATGGGGGGAAGTCACTTCATGCTTCAGGGCATGCATGTCGCACCTTCACGGCCCACAGATTGGAGAGGTGGTCCAGATGCTAGAGGCACCGGTGCTTACGAATTGACAGGAAGAGGAGTTCGTGCACCACATCAATCTCCAGAGAACGGGGACTACGATCAAATTCAAGATTAG
- the ETR5 gene encoding protein EIN4: MFRALAIGLLVLCFVTLVSGSDHDFSHCNCDEEGFWSIPNILECQRVSDFLIAIAYFSIPVELLYFVSCSNVPFKWVLLQFIAFIVLCGLTHLLNAWTYYGRYTFQLMLSLTIAKFLTALVSCATAITLLTLFPMILKVKVRELFLRQNVMELDQEVGMMKIQKEASWHVRMLTQEIRKSLDKHTILYTTLVELSKTLDLHNCAVWMPNEKRGEMNLTHELKTSSSQQYRRSIPINDPDVLEIRESERVMILRPDSALGSASSVESSESGAVAAIRMPMLRVSNFKGGTPQLVDTHYAILVLVLPVADSGGWSHHELEIVEVVADQVAVALSHAAVLEESQLMREKLAEQNRALQQAKKNAMMASQARHSFQKVMSHGMRRPMHTILGLLSMFQDNLSFKQSIIVDTMEKTSYVICTLINDVMEMSVKDNGRFPLEMRPFELHSMIKEAACLAKCLCMYKGFSFEIDVQSSLPNQVMGDEKRTFQVLLHMIGYLLSTYNGGGTVVFRAISESGTDGLDDRLQGMWRMGIPDEYICIKFEFEISEANSYPGGLIASTHDACRQHNNDAIKKGLSFSICKKIVQMMQGNIWISMNPVEFAESMTLVLRFQILSSMGRTIRPLGNNLEQPNSNSQFRGLRVIVVDDDNINRTVTIKLLEKLGCQVTAVSSGFECLSALTASENSFQIVVLDLHMPEMDGFEVAMRIRKFRSRSWPLIIAITASAEEHIWERCLQLGMNGLIRKPVLLQGMADELRRVLQ, from the exons ATGTTCAGAGCATTAGCAATTGGATTGTTGGTTTTGTGTTTCGTTACATTAGTTTCGGGCAGTGATCATGACTTTTCACATTGCAATTGTGACGAGGAGGGTTTTTGGAGCATACCAAACATTCTGGAGTGCCAAAGAGTGAGTGATTTCTTGATTGCAATAGCATATTTTTCAATCCCTGTAGAACTCCTTTACTTTGTCAGCTGCTCGAACGTTCCATTCAAATGGGTCCTCCTGCAGTTTATTGCCTTCATAGTTCTCTGTGGGTTGACCCATTTGCTGAATGCGTGGACGTATTATGGCCGCTACACGTTCCAGTTGATGCTGTCCCTCACCATTGCCAAATTCCTCACGGCCTTGGTCTCTTGCGCAACCGCAATAACCCTTTTAACTCTGTTCCCTATGATTCTCAAAGTAAAAGTGAGAGAATTGTTCTTGAGGCAAAATGTGATGGAATTAGACCAAGAGGTTGGGATGATGAAGATACAGAAGGAAGCGAGTTGGCATGTTCGAATGCTGACCCAGGAAATTAGAAAGTCGCTTGACAAACACACCATATTGTATACAACTCTGGTTGAGCTTTCAAAGACACTAGACTTGCATAATTGTGCAGTTTGGATGCCGAATGAGAAAAGAGGAGAGATGAACCTGACCCATGAGTTGAAAACAAGTTCTTCGCAACAGTATCGCCGTTCTATCCCAATCAATGACCCAGATGTGTTAGAGATAAGAGAGAGCGAGAGGGTAATGATCCTGAGGCCTGATTCGGCATTGGGGTCTGCAAGTAGCGTCGAGTCTAGTGAATCAGGTGCTGTAGCAGCAATCCGGATGCCAATGCTTCgggtttcaaatttcaaaggagGTACACCTCAGTTGGTTGATACGCATTATGCTATATTGGTTTTGGTTCTTCCGGTTGCAGATTCTGGAGGTTGGAGCCATCATGAGCTGGAGATAGTGGAAGTTGTGGCTGACCAAGTTGCCGTGGCTCTATCCCATGCTGCTGTACTTGAAGAGTCTCAACTAATGAGGGAGAAACTGGCTGAGCAAAATCGAGCGTTGCAACAAGCTAAGAAGAATGCAATGATGGCTAGCCAAGCAAGGCACTCGTTTCAGAAGGTAATGAGTCATGGAATGAGAAGGCCAATGCATACGATTTTGGGTTTGCTCTCAATGTTCCAAGATAATTTAAGTTTCAAACAGAGCATTATTGTGGACACAATGGAGAAAACTAGTTACGTTATCTGCACTTTGATAAATGATGTGATGGAGATGTCGGTAAAAGATAATGGAAGGTTCCCGTTGGAGATGAGGCCTTTTGAACTACATTCTATGATCAAGGAAGCTGCTTGCCTTGCCAAATGCTTGTGTATGTATAAAGGCTTTAGCTTTGAAATTGATGTTCAAAGCTCATTGCCTAATCAGGTGATGGGAGACGAGAAAAGGACTTTCCAAGTACTCTTGCATATGATTGGGTACCTATTGAGTACCTATAATGGTGGGGGGACTGTCGTCTTTCGGGCTATTTCTGAGAGTGGTACTGATGGCCTTGATGATAGATTGCAAGGAATGTGGAGAATGGGTATTCCAGATGAGTACATTTGTATAAAGTTTGAATTTGAGATTAGTGAGGCAAATTCTTATCCCGGTGGATTAATAGCATCGACACACGATGCTTGTAGGCAGCACAACAATGATGCAATCAAGAAGGGCCTGAGCTTCAGCATTTGTAAGAAGATTGTCCAG ATGATGCAAGGCAATATCTGGATATCCATGAACCCAGTGGAATTTGCAGAAAGCATGACACTTGTTCTCAGGTTTCAAATCCTGTCATCTATGGGAAGAACTATACGTCCCCTGGGAAATAATTTGGAGCAACCAAATTCCAACTCGCAGTTCAGAGGCCTTCGGGTTATCGTAGTGGATGATGATAACATAAACCGGACTGTGACCATTAAGCTCCTCGAGAAACTTGGCTGTCAAGTTACTGCTGTGTCTTCCGGGTTTGAATGCCTGAGTGCTCTTACTGCCTCCGAAAACTCTTTTCAAATTGTTGTATTGGATCTCCACATGCCGGAAATGGATGGGTTCGAAGTAGCAATGAGAATCAGGAAGTTCCGCAGCCGTAGTTGGCCATTGATCATAGCCATCACAGCAAGTGCGGAGGAGCATATATGGGAGAGATGTCTGCAGCTGGGAATGAACGGATTGATTCGAAAACCAGTTCTTTTGCAAGGGATGGCGGATGAACTTCGTCGAGTTCTACAATGA